Within Candidatus Cloacimonadota bacterium, the genomic segment AACATATCAAGAACGATCCTGATTTCGAAAAAGTTCGGGAATCTGAAATTTTTTCCAAATTAATTAAGAAATTGGATAAAGGAACTAAAGAGCCCTGAAACGAAAAAACTATTACCCTGGAAGGGCAATATCTTATCACCAGTAAAATCCGCTTCCCCGAAAATTGCAGTAAATATGATCCTTTACCACTGCTTGTTGCTTTACATGGCTTTGGTGATGATCATGAAAACTTTAAAAGACTTTTTGATGAACAAAACGACATGATAGTGGTTATTCCTGAAGCACCATACCCATTTTCGGTGGGAAAAGATATTGGTTTTAGCTGGACTGCCATGGCAAATGTAAAAGAAGATCTTGGAAAAGATTCCATGTTGCTGGATTCTGAAAATATTAGGAATATCATCGAGTATATGAAAGATAAATATAACATTACAAAAGTATATCTTTTGGGATTTTCTCAAGGAGCAGGATTAAGTTATATTGCTGGAATCAAGAATTATGACATCATCGATGGAATTGCACCATTTGGCGGATGGTTCGATGAAGAATACATAACAAGAGCTCATTTGAAATTTGCCAAAGAAAATCTGGATATTTTTATTGCACATGGAATTAATGATAACGTTATTCCTTTGGAATCTGCAGAGGGAGCTTTTAATAATTTAACCGAGAAAGGTTACAACGTTCATCTGGAGAAGTTTGAAGGAGCTCATCAAGTGCCTGCAAATGCACAAAAAGCAGCATTGGAATGGCTGAAGGATCAGAATAAATAGTAATCAAAGAATCATAAACATTTGACATTTGATCTATGCTTGAATTGCTTTGCGCCAATGAAATTAGTTGGAGTTGTAAATGTATAATGGAATATTATTTGGAAATAAAATCGCAGATATTGTTTTTGTTGCTCTCTTCTCGGCTCAAGCTCTCAAAGTTATCATTTCGCTTTTCACCGAAAAGAAAGTAAATTTTCGTCGTTTTTTAGATACAGGCAGCATGCCAAGTTCTCATACTTCATCGGTTGTATCACTCACTACTGCAATTGCAATTAAGGAAGGATTGGATTCCACCTTATTCATTCTGAGTTTAGTTTTTGCTGTGGTGGTAATGTATGATGCAACAGGTGTTCGCAGAGCAGCAGGAAAACAAGCTGCAGTTCTTAATAAAATTGTAGAAAATGTTCGCAAAAAAGAAGGTCATTC encodes:
- a CDS encoding dienelactone hydrolase family protein, whose translation is MTLEGQYLITSKIRFPENCSKYDPLPLLVALHGFGDDHENFKRLFDEQNDMIVVIPEAPYPFSVGKDIGFSWTAMANVKEDLGKDSMLLDSENIRNIIEYMKDKYNITKVYLLGFSQGAGLSYIAGIKNYDIIDGIAPFGGWFDEEYITRAHLKFAKENLDIFIAHGINDNVIPLESAEGAFNNLTEKGYNVHLEKFEGAHQVPANAQKAALEWLKDQNK
- a CDS encoding divergent PAP2 family protein; this encodes MYNGILFGNKIADIVFVALFSAQALKVIISLFTEKKVNFRRFLDTGSMPSSHTSSVVSLTTAIAIKEGLDSTLFILSLVFAVVVMYDATGVRRAAGKQAAVLNKIVENVRKKEGHSIIEENLKELLGHTPIEVFGGAILGVVVAFLMS